Proteins encoded together in one Rhodothermales bacterium window:
- a CDS encoding ferredoxin family protein has product MPYVVAEPCINCKHTDCVEVCPVDCFYEGPNFLVIHPDECIDCNACVPVCPVEAIFADDELPEEWQHYAEWNTYLAEQWKDLGHNVTEKKDALPDAEEWKSKEKTEQDILTYETGDS; this is encoded by the coding sequence ATGCCGTACGTTGTTGCCGAACCGTGTATTAATTGCAAGCACACGGATTGCGTGGAGGTGTGCCCGGTAGACTGTTTCTACGAGGGGCCGAATTTTCTCGTGATCCACCCGGACGAGTGCATCGACTGCAACGCCTGCGTCCCGGTGTGTCCGGTGGAGGCCATCTTCGCCGACGACGAACTTCCCGAGGAATGGCAGCACTACGCCGAATGGAACACCTACCTGGCCGAACAATGGAAGGATCTGGGTCACAACGTGACCGAGAAGAAAGACGCGCTACCTGATGCAGAAGAGTGGAAGAGCAAGGAAAAGACCGAGCAGGACATCCTCACGTACGAAACCGGCGACAGTTGA